One Lysinibacillus fusiformis genomic window carries:
- a CDS encoding GerAB/ArcD/ProY family transporter, with translation MINKSIQPIHIYCLLFLSVSFLAQFILIPTLFTEVERESWISALVSFLPFFVIALVISRISSSLNRSSLPHFISVHYNKPLYVIVIASYVIYILLSTFITLKFTMIWIDENFAFEYSYLINVGLFILLCFYGSLKGIKTIAIQSLIVGMIYILLFALLNIGNSVNHEYQLLFPITTDNMPSALLGVSYMCIGILEIGFMLFVLIGHSTEKLKLKGIIVVSAFLLLLAFITITSTISEFGIFITKKMTFPVNEQWKVLSFGKYLTRLDSLSVFHILSISFIRVSLFMAILSSFIKKNRNRTLFVLYLCLTVGLLIPWSVSSFVFFINRVYLPSVFLFLFIFMIVTYLLLRMKRGQKFEQT, from the coding sequence ATGATTAACAAAAGTATTCAACCCATACATATATACTGCCTATTATTTTTATCTGTTAGTTTCTTGGCACAATTTATACTAATTCCCACACTATTTACAGAAGTTGAACGTGAATCTTGGATTAGTGCTTTAGTCAGTTTTCTTCCTTTTTTTGTAATCGCCCTAGTTATTTCAAGAATTTCATCTTCCTTAAATCGCAGTTCTTTACCTCATTTTATCTCGGTTCATTACAATAAACCTCTTTATGTAATCGTCATTGCTTCATATGTAATCTATATACTCTTATCCACTTTCATAACACTTAAATTTACAATGATTTGGATTGATGAAAATTTTGCATTTGAATACAGCTATCTCATAAATGTTGGATTGTTCATTCTCTTATGCTTCTATGGTTCTCTAAAAGGCATAAAGACGATTGCCATCCAATCATTAATTGTTGGTATGATCTACATCTTGTTATTTGCACTTCTTAATATCGGAAATTCAGTTAACCATGAATACCAGCTTCTATTTCCCATAACTACAGATAATATGCCTTCAGCCCTACTCGGCGTATCGTACATGTGTATTGGTATTTTAGAAATTGGTTTTATGTTATTTGTATTAATTGGCCATTCAACGGAAAAATTAAAACTTAAAGGGATTATCGTCGTATCGGCTTTCTTGCTACTATTAGCCTTTATCACCATTACATCGACGATCTCTGAATTTGGGATTTTTATCACTAAAAAAATGACGTTTCCAGTTAACGAACAGTGGAAAGTGTTATCGTTCGGTAAATATCTTACGAGGTTGGATTCATTATCCGTATTTCACATATTATCAATATCATTTATTCGCGTAAGTTTGTTTATGGCTATATTATCTTCATTTATTAAAAAAAACCGAAATCGTACACTCTTTGTTTTGTATCTATGCTTAACTGTAGGATTACTAATTCCTTGGTCTGTTTCTAGTTTTGTTTTCTTTATAAATAGGGTCTATCTTCCCTCAGTATTCTTGTTCTTATTCATTTTTATGATTGTTACCTATCTATTATTGCGCATGAAAAGGGGGCAAAAATTTGAACAAACATAG
- a CDS encoding DMT family transporter, giving the protein MSIQGKANLLMIIVTMFWGLSYTFMVMGLETLAVYNVVALRCIIAFFAAGIIFYKRMIKVDIKTLKYAAIQGFFLLLVFALSLFGLQTTSVSNAGFILSLTVVLVPIISSFIDKKLPSRAVSFAIICTMIGITILTAQGSFTFQKGDILVAIAALGYSIYLLLNSKFTRSVESISYGIYQLGFAGLYALVLTLLFEAPTLPNSAASWLAIIGLGIICSAFCFVGQTVAQQYTSATHTGLIFSLEPIFAAMFAMMFLGEGLTVKILIGGSFILIGNFVAQFEHMHLSRFLKKQTQEKVMH; this is encoded by the coding sequence ATGAGTATTCAAGGAAAAGCAAATTTATTGATGATAATTGTGACGATGTTTTGGGGATTGTCTTATACGTTTATGGTAATGGGACTTGAAACATTGGCAGTGTATAATGTGGTGGCATTACGCTGTATCATCGCATTTTTTGCGGCAGGTATTATCTTTTATAAACGCATGATAAAGGTCGATATCAAAACATTAAAATACGCAGCTATCCAAGGCTTTTTCTTACTCCTTGTGTTCGCACTAAGTTTATTTGGATTACAAACAACTTCCGTATCAAACGCTGGTTTTATTTTAAGCTTAACAGTTGTCCTAGTGCCTATTATCAGTAGCTTTATCGACAAAAAACTGCCGTCTAGAGCTGTCAGTTTTGCAATTATCTGCACGATGATTGGGATCACAATTTTAACAGCGCAAGGCTCTTTCACATTCCAAAAAGGTGATATTTTAGTGGCGATTGCAGCACTTGGTTATTCGATTTATTTACTGTTAAACAGCAAGTTTACACGTAGCGTAGAATCGATTTCTTACGGCATCTATCAGCTTGGTTTTGCAGGTCTTTATGCACTTGTTTTAACACTACTATTTGAAGCGCCAACACTGCCAAATTCAGCTGCTTCCTGGCTTGCTATTATCGGGCTCGGTATCATCTGTAGCGCCTTCTGTTTTGTAGGGCAAACTGTTGCACAACAGTACACTTCTGCTACACATACAGGGCTCATTTTTTCCTTAGAACCAATCTTTGCTGCCATGTTTGCGATGATGTTCTTAGGTGAGGGCCTGACAGTAAAAATACTAATTGGTGGTAGCTTTATTTTAATCGGTAATTTTGTCGCACAATTTGAACATATGCATCTTTCCCGCTTTCTTAAAAAACAGACCCAGGAAAAAGTTATGCATTAA